Part of the Calliopsis andreniformis isolate RMS-2024a unplaced genomic scaffold, iyCalAndr_principal scaffold0227, whole genome shotgun sequence genome is shown below.
aatagctttttcctaatggataattccgtagccgtactttgactctcatacactgaatctaaacttaatataattgattttactgtacttcccggagtgtcatacttcaaatgcgtatcagataaatattgcacaacagTGCATTTGGCAATGCGTTCCGCCATCGATCATACTGCGGTGACAGGAACCGGTGGTTGCTCGTCAAGAACTTTTAATACATCGagctcatataataaattacgaactctatgcttccacgcgttgtatttcgtaccactgaattgctgaatgtttctcctgtctttggacatctccatcgtcacgcagtttaaagtattttacacttaattgattaaaaaaaaactaaactaattaacacgcgatacacttaattattatagaatgaattctgggcccataacctgttgtaatatgggataacgatttaaaataaaaagaaatttaattgtaacacaacgcacggaagaagtctgtatgatatcagatcccacatgaatatattcaaaagtaaacaaaaaaccatagaaacaagacagaacattttctgtatccttcgatactttcgatacttgtttttgttccttgattatataatctaacatcgAATTTACCAAATTCAAAAGAAAGTGCGATCGCCTGGGCTCAAGAGCATGGATTGTTAAGAACAGATAAAAATTGTTCTGTCCATCGAAAGCCGATGAAATTATATAAGTCATCGCAACACGGTGCTGGGCGGTTTCTCTGTTCGGTTGGAAGGTCCAGATGCAAACAATTTGCAGCCACAGTTGATTCCTTTTTTGAGGATGTCCGTTTGCCTTTTGATAAGGCGATAAAGTTAGAATTATTTTTCGTGATTTCATCAAATTAAcgattaaaaaatttagaagattcttaaaaacgtttttttgtttttgtaatGCTCGTTTTAGATTGATGTATTGTTTCACGCGAGATTTTTCGTGCGAAGATACTGCCCACGAATTGTGCGACTTCACAGAAGAAGATAGGACCAATTTATCATCTGCCACTATTTCTGCATGGTATCAATATTGCCGAGAAATGGTTGTAGATCATTTATCAAAAATTCAAGCAGGAATGCCTAAATTGGGAGGCATTTCCGAATCTGGATCTCGTATCATTGTTCAGGTATCTTATATAACTGTTCTATAGTactttttccatttcttttcttagtttttattctgtagtgacacattgttagttttatattatttcatttataaaagATTGACGAAGCCAAATTTGGAAAAAGAAAATACAATCGTGGCAGAAGAGTGGAAGGCCACTGGGTATTAGGTATAGTCGATaccaaaacgaatgattgtcgAATGATAGTCGTTGAAAATCGAGAAGCATCGACTTTAATCGACATCATCGATAGACATGTAATTGCCGACAGTGAAATACACACGGACAGTTTTAAAAGTTACGCAGGACTTACTGCCCGTGGATATATCCATAAAACAGTAAATCATAGTATTGAATTTGTAGGTAAGGGTTAAACTAAACTTCGTGTTGAGGACCAAAATTtttggtaattatttagaataagggtCTCCTTAAcaatttctttgaaacttttttatatcatgtgtcttgatacgtggattaatttttctaaatgaagtgAAAATGATTTGtcgctctcttttcgttttcgagatttaaatttgtatatgcttgaaaattatggtgacaggccgagggtaggtagcaaaaaggggatttgagttgggttagagctacggccagtaaaagagatgtttcgagttggttagagctagggtcaggaaaagagatgtttcaagttggttagagctagggccaggaaaagagatatttCGAGTTGTGTTACGTCCCCGTAACTTTTGACAGTAATTACCAGAGCCCTATATGCTATATCTAcgctatatatatacacataagcACGATTTTATTTCCGGTTCGGTTCAAAACGGTCTTAACGGAATCATTCTCGCGCGACCGAATTCGAATTCTTTcgcggccctagctctaacccaactcaaatcccctttttgctacctaccctcggcctgccaccataatttttaagcatataaaaatgtttatctcgaaaacgaaaggtgagcgacaattatttcatttagaaaaattaatccatgtatcaagatacatggtataaaaaagtttcaaaaaaatcggtgaggaggcacgtattataaataattactaaattttttaatcaactttaatcttttgtaaataatttttgtaaataatttttgtaaataatttttaatgcaaataatgtaaataagtgtaaataattttttaattgaagCCAGCGATGGTACCCACACTCAAAAAATTGAGTCCAACTGGCGACCAGCGAAAGACTGGATGCGTGGAAGAGCTCGTTTTCACGACGATGAATATGCATACCGTTTATGCgaattcttatggcgtcgattttgtaaatataataaaattgatatgatGTCATCTTTAATGGATGCTATTAGAAACGAATATACATTTAATTGATTACATAATGAATTTGGCTTTTGCACGCAGTCACCACTTAGAACGACTTCAATTCGTTGAAATTAGTATATCTCATCACTTGGTTCTAGTCCGTCACTAGGTCTAGACTAGAAAGGAAATTGAAAAAGGGAAATAATAACGTTTGTATATACAGCTTAAATGGTCATCACCATATGCAATTGCTCGTAGCCAGCGGCTCCGCTCATTGGCTGAGCAGCGTGTAGAAGCCAATATGGCGTCAAAGTAGCTAGTGaaatagtttaaaaatgctcacctataaatacgcataacttttcaaccgctggattcctaaacttaaaatttgcatttttggattccgctcgtccagtgttattaaaatatgtaaaaaaaaacccattaatttttgttttcccaaagtaaagtttaacccaagaaaatataagtgtgaaacaagataaaactatctttgaatcaaactgaagaatttaaaaattcataaaggtatgtataagcaCCGACCAGATAATGATAGACCTAACATTCAATGGGGTTTTGTGTCTCAGGTCAAACTGCCTTACCGATGCATAGTTTGTAGACTGAATTAGGCATCCTCTACTCACGAATAACGTTTACGTGGAGAACTATTTCAacctgtggtgaaatatcgaatagTGTGTGTGCTTACATACGTGTGACTTCTCAGAATAGAGTCGAATTTGACAGTTCattcaatatagaaaaggaGCTTTGCGCACCCACGCTTTAGCTCACATACTATGTGTTACGAATTAGAACattgtaaaaaaatgttattttgcatagttatacatatagtcatgtcgttacttttgtctcttcatgatatataaatataaacatatatatgaaaatataatatgttcttttacatagaaataataaactaactaattaagaagaccatgaaaaataaattccaacttaaataattaaatatgctaGCGTTAAGGTATTTTGAGAGAGAGTTTGGGACGGTTATCCGAACGAGAATGTGTCTTtgagggatttatgatagggtaatagggtcttagtctgcctgtggctgattgaaggtgcatgagattaaacagtcccgttggtgcctgatggctgatggctacgtttggccttccagttattgggtgttgtgtgactgtttgaaagaagagcgagtgtttaaagaaggcaagcggcccgacaccgtattgctaaagaatgggagtattgttcctaaaggatctgaccacggagtggggaaggctatgcctttcggtaacaggactgtgatgaaccccacAGCACTTACCCCAACCATTGTCTAAGGAACAGATTTCTTATTCTTCGTATTTTTCtgacaaataaatttcaatacaatttcttacaaatttatccaaacaaattgaatcagagaaccatatctaaattttaaaattgtttattattataaacaataatttaacggattttttccagttctatttaaaagatcagagcgttatttatagcaagtcatcttgggaaataataattgaaacgttacgagtattaagaaagttaaatatattcttatagatatcgtccagaagaatatagaaaaaaatatagaatctcgtttcaaaaatatcagtgaccttgaaatctcgtaaaaagcatgactgggaaaaattctttccattgttaaattacattgtgtaataataaacaggacaagtatgtaggtgctctcatttagcttgtttatatactataattattatgtttatttattattactatttacttcgaaatactttgaaactttgaaactttactactttatactttgaaactttacaaagattgcaagttaaagtaagttattatacaactattacaacatataacaaatattgtttcttagtaccatgattttttttagttatatacattaatatatatacattaaggagtttttatactttaatagttcaaatcgttagaaaattgtactgtttaatagcttaatacattacaaaatgttaaactttaatatctcaatggctgatacggagagtatagttattatttatgtaagtagtttgtcttattttctaaatattgcaacttgatttatattcttcatattttctatattttggcagaaatgaatgaaattcgcaatatagttattaactattactcttacatatacattcaaaaattgcgggcttaatataacctgcctactccattttaattgtaattccgaaaattcgtagcgttgcaatctactttgagacttcgccggtaatattggcggtgacactaaagtgataatggggtgctagcaccccaaaaatcagggacagaaaaatacataggatgttaggtctattattacctagtcggtggtataagttaatagagagacgtggaatagacaaaattattggtacggagccaaataggttatgtgaacaggtgaaacaggctaaagaggttagcataattagatattgaaaggaacaattatgcagttaattataaaatcgtgttagaggatatattgtattgtaattctGAAAGATTTcttcaccaccctaggggtatttatcatggcgcgttaccctttttttattataatgggtggttcgcctaTAGTCaggtcatcccactttctaaaatgaaattaattttaaataaaacataacaaatacataatttttgtattcattattaaataaagtattacattttgaaataataatagtagataatcttgaataatattaataagaaaacataacaaaacgtactcttgaaatactaccagtaaaaccttaaatcttgtgaaatagtacatactaagcaaataaataaaactctattaatgtattaaaacatattgaaaagaataagttgaatatatatacatcaaaattgatgttttaagaaaagtgaaattaaaagaacatcgttgaaaatctacTTCCTATTAAAAGGtttctaattttcgatttttagaatagatggctgcacgcctttccaacagACTATTATTTAGAGTTTTTACATAATTGCttgataaaatatatgaaaaaattgataataattgaaacaaaataCTGTGGTAAGTTTGTCCACAAACGCATGTATCTGAAAATGCTAAATAATGCATATCTGCTTGAATACTAATATATGTTAATTtacataaaatgtatttatGATTTTCAGATTGTAAGAATTGAGATTCTAAATTACCATCATTTATTTTGGCCTCCAGTAGTGCATACATATGAATAAGTGTGGTTATCACTTCTTCAGTGGGAAGAGAAAGGCCGCCTCTTTGTAAGTGATCAAAATATATATCGCCTACAGTTTTACCTTTATCCTCCACAATTAATAACCTACATATAttgcaatttcattttttaGCAGCAGGTTGGGATGCATACTCGGATATGTAAATTTTAATGGAATCATCAACAACACAATTGGACAAATATGCAGAATCAAAGATTCCCAAGAAACCAGTTACATCAATGGAAAGATCGGTACTGTTATCATTCGAAATTTATTTTTGATTTCAGTAAAAGAAAACGAACTTGCCGATTTTGTAAATGTACGTTTCAATCTGATATTTTTTCTGCATGAATTGCTTCAGTATACGATATATGATGAATACAACCAGATAAAAGTCTATAATTTCCAAATCGTTTCTCTAATTTTTCGGTTGTAAATTTTCCAGctagaaaatataatatattaaaattttgtaaaCAGTACTCTGTAAGTTGTAAAAGAACTGTAGTACTGTGATGCAGAGATTTGAAAGTATCTAATGTTAAGTGGCCATTTGTCTCTAAATTTTGCCAAGAACTTAACCATAttagaaatttctttaaaaattcacATGTAAAATCATTGACATTCAAAATCGGTTTACAAGCTTCGTTTCTTTTCCTGTTGCCTTTCACAGTACTTGTATTATTCACGATGTTCCACCAATTGCgatatattgaaaagaataagttgaatatatatacatcaaaattgatgttttaagaaatgtGAAACTAAAAGAACttcgttgaaaatctagttcctattaaaaagtttttaattttcgagttttagaagagatgtctgcacgcctttccaactgactattatttacagttaatgcaatgtacaataattagtaataatacaataaattatattctttggttcagtaagtggtgtaagtttaatacaacaacagaaataatgaataaactaggataaatattgataaatatatataaaatataagtatcattatataatcagcggtttgttgttcgtgctgagttttatttggctttaggataaacatcagagtgtcatagataattaatcacttgataaattttactaagtaatttgtaaatggtttcattcaaaatgtcaaaattgattcggaaagaccattttcaattttattattatttttatacatcgatttaagtaaaaaagtatacctaatcttatagaaatatgataaaaaatatattcttttcagaaaaaagataaatttattaaataaatatttttgggggtgtttattaggataataaaataatcaataaccaaaataaatccctaataaataaattaataaaataaatattttatcataaaaattcaataagataatgtaaactttaaagattagataaaaaataagtattcccataaaagtaactataataaacaaaaaggaaatacataaattaatatataaaggttcataatatactctataagtaaaatttttaaattcaaaaggataaaagatttataaaactaaacgaaatgagtatcttagtgtaaacaccatagacatataaaatatacaaaatattgtaattctaatatctctattaaaaaagaaatattcaataattatatctttagagagaaaacctgacaaaaagaaaaacctgcatagacttaattttccaattaatagaactatactatttaaaggtattaaaattctcatagaattaaaatttcgaatatcttggttattattagatctatgaataaatcttcctgcacatataaatattattgatttaaataaatcatgaataactaaatgagaaaaggctaaatccactaaccctacagataaaattcttattattaatcctaactgacttaaagttgatagggcaataattttctttaaatcatattcaaaattagcaataaaactagccataaatatattaaagattgagataaataaaataacgttattatttattgtaaacactaaactgtaataacgGATTAATAagtaaacccctgcagtaactaaggttgaagaatgaactaaagtagaaataggggttggagctattatagctacAGGTAACCATGatgaaaagggtatttgagctcttttagttaaagcacctaaaaatatgaaaaatattataaatctatctatttcataaaatattaaatttcacgacccatttgcggaatttgaaacaatcaatattaaaaatccaatatctccaacccgattacataaaattgttaaaactccagaattaaaagctctatatctttgataataaataattaaaccaaaagaaattaaacctagcccatcccatcctaataaaattgataaaactctgggacttaaagttattaaacatattgatagaataaataaaattaataaataaaaaaaccgacaaattcttttatctgaccttatatattcaattctgtaaattattacgcatgaggaaataatagaaacaactccgataaatattaatctaataaaatccaaataaattctaaattttatacaaaataaatttattaaatcccattctaaaataatcacatatttagatgtatataaatataggcctaaaaataggtatagtatttcagaaaatagtatgaataaactaattaaaaacatttttatgataatttaaaatataaatacatatatcatagacaccacaagtcaatattttaattaaactatttaaataaaatatatttaaaattaatatgaaaaaataattaaatttaaaaatataaaatttaggggaattcaatgcatcaataaaatataataatctaagatattagcattaaaaatctttaaaaaaaaatttatttttccatgttgaacataaatatataaatataatgaataacaaaatctaagaaaacaataaaaaattaataaataaatcaaatatttcaatcataaataaataattattaaaaaaaatacctcaccaactaaatttaatgaaacaggagcagatatattagatgtacaaaatataaatcaaaatatagatattgaaggcattaacgctattatccccttatttaaaaatataatccgtctccctgaagatttataacacaaatttactaaataaaataaacccgaaaaacataatccatgagcaattataataatataactacatacaaatcctaaaagtatttcagttattatagatcttaataaaattcttgtatgaattactgaagaataagctaccaaaatctttatatcaatttgatgtaaacataaaattgaaacaattaaccccccaattaatctaaatactaaaattaccaaatttacaaaataaaaattagaataaaaaatatatataaatcgcaataaaccatatgttcctaattttaataaaatagctgctaaaattatttctacaaacacaagggcttcaacatgagcttttaataatcatccatgtaatataaatataggaattttcactaaaaatgaacttaatatataaataaatataaaaatatttaaattataatctattatttctattaaatttattagggctaaattattcgaataaataataattaataaaaaaaccagtaagggaaatgaaaaaaatattgtataaaacatcagataataaccagctaacaatcgtatgttacctgtccctcattttacaataattaaacatataataattaaccttacctcaaaaaagaaataaaatattaaaaaatttattgttaaaaatgtaaaatataaaacaatcaacaaaatcaaatttaaattaaaacaaattctagataaatttattaacaaaatcaaattaaaaattcataaatttaaaataactgatataaatgaaaaaaaattgaagccaaaattaaacctaattgtgtttcaatatatttcatttctaaaattgaataataatataaatctaataaacatcaaaataaaaatgtaaattttaaaaatttatttaaattataaagaaaaaataatatcaaaattattaaaaaagcttttatcatgttaaaattaatattgaaattctttgattcccataaaaataagtacaattaactaaaattctcaaaccaataactctatcgcacacagaaaatactataaaatatataaaaattcattcgttagaataaatttcaaacataaagattattgatagtataggaattacaaaaaattgtatactaatcaatattatcaataaatcactcttaaaaacgaaaatcaacataaaatttaataaaattaaaataagtaaataagcgataaaataaaatcattattttagttaaatagtttaatttaaaacataaatctagtaaattaaaaatattttataataattttaactaattaaccacaaaatattttatgatacaaaatatataataattttattttcaaaaaaaattaaatagataattatcattaatctccaaaattaatattttaattaaactattttttgaatcaaataaaataatataaaatgataatatatattaaatatatatcaaaatagcagaatatctTGTTGGTGtccaattttgatttcaaacgaataacaaattgaaaattagtttgtaatttatacgacaGAACCTAATaggtaataagaaataaacttagatcaaaggttaataaggaagtaactagtaaag
Proteins encoded:
- the LOC143187760 gene encoding uncharacterized protein LOC143187760, encoding MTVDTVSYTSDKYCTTVHLAMRSAIDHTAVTGTESAIAWAQEHGLLRTDKNCSVHRKPMKLYKSSQHGAGRFLCSVGRSRCKQFAATVDSFFEDVRLPFDKAIKLMYCFTRDFSCEDTAHELCDFTEEDRTNLSSATISAWYQYCREMVVDHLSKIQAGMPKLGGISESGSRIIVQIDEAKFGKRKYNRGRRVEGHWVLGIVDTKTNDCRMIVVENREASTLIDIIDRHVIADSEIHTDSFKSYAGLTARGYIHKTVNHSIEFVASDGTHTQKIESNWRPAKDWMRGRARFHDDEYAYRLCEFLWRRFCKYNKIDMMSSLMDAIRNEYTFN